The following coding sequences lie in one Aspergillus luchuensis IFO 4308 DNA, chromosome 8, nearly complete sequence genomic window:
- a CDS encoding putative membrane bound C2 domain protein (vp115) (COG:S;~EggNog:ENOG410PI2D;~InterPro:IPR037756,IPR017147,IPR037765,IPR035892, IPR037761,IPR037762,IPR000008,IPR031468;~PFAM:PF00168;~TransMembrane:1 (o194-217i);~go_function: GO:0008289 - lipid binding [Evidence IEA];~go_process: GO:0061817 - endoplasmic reticulum-plasma membrane tethering [Evidence IEA]), translating to MASQDVEGSKAELKQQGAIEVAQQASQDPQSHLRAEAVEKALVEETRKAGVPAYQFDPDASPDDKAAAARARLPPGFHHEHKPKGVAVVTDKDDGTPDQYDLPPPRSATDLLQEKADEASAAPNGEAPVEEDMRWARDRTGWAPQFEHQPTQEEKEEGTLLDHQTFLEGRLDDKFFGDWYHNAGVIVFACLSSWVIAVLGGGLAWIFIVMAACSTYYRTSIRRVRRNFRDDVNREMAKQRLETDTESLEWINSFLVKFWPIYAPVLCDTIINSVDQVLSTSTPAMIDNLRLKTFVLGSKPPRLEHVKTYPKTEVDTVIMDWKFSFTPNDTMDLTARQLKNKINPKVVLEVRLGKGLVSKGLDVIVEDMACTGLMRVKVKLQIPFPHIERVDVCFMEPPEIDYVCKPLGGDTLGFDINFIPGLETFIKDQIHSNLRPMMYAPNVFPVEIAKMLAGNAIDQAIGVVAVTLHGARQLKNPDAFAGTPDPYAVVSLNNRVELGRTKTINDTDSPRWNETIYVIITSFAESLNITPYDWNEFRKDKELGAATFPLERLEQQAEHEGLYLEVMAGGRSRGAIHADIRFFPVLEGTQLENGQTQPPPEMNTGIARFVVEQAKDLDASKSMVGQLNPYGVLLLNGKEIHITKKLKRTNNPIFQNASKEFLVTDRKSARLGLVIKDDRDLGRDPVIGTYQIKMNDMLKMMEKGQQWFHLNGAKSGRAKLILDWKPVALAGIAGGSGYVDPIGVMRFHFKSASDLRNLEAFGASDPYARVLLSGYQKARTVTFRNNLNPEWDEVVYVPVHSPQEKITLEVMDEETINDDRTLGSVDLRVSDYVRENEEGGYEVDDERQLISSPLRSGRSQKGTLNYTVAFYPSIPVVNPEDEEKEEENLNGDAEGAELSRKSTDSKRVGGHSKTASVDSKATTALNGTSPNGVTPEAQSSRASLDTNGTRPQTAKDSETMSVKSIKEVPKTYISAEDLTKYESGFIVFNVHEVQLSRPNVQVEVLMDDYMFPAYSSPKVRSKTAKIDDVGDAFVRELEFSKITLRIIDKNNTKDESDDHTVAKLTGDTLTTLQRILYTPTDLTLRSAQGEVSKVTVSARYIPVTMKLDPTESINNMGTLVVHFLDAADLPSADRNGFSDPYCKFRLNDKEVFKTKVQKKTLHPAWNEMVETDIKSRINSTCRVDVYDWDFGDKADYLGGTHFDITSLTPFESKEISLPLDGKSGAIRLKLLFKPSYVVRSRQGSSTFAGTFATPGKIVGAPVKGVGFVGGNVIKGASFLKHEGSSFLKNGIMGRFRGDDGSSVHEAEEETPAPLAPAAILVEGETPPASATTNNLQHSRSRSVASHYGDRLGVAGKGETGTATISVVSASGYPPNANVRVFIKAIGPKGAKEVLKSKAIKSGGGPVYYDPSHETCRVHNTTADAQYQVRVVDHSTFGSDGQLGEALFFVDDQGSVAGQDKQVKIGTGTVTLRSSFAMSENNLRPGTANSNNDGASEVMDSPDSKKTGRRSFLSKRSVSGA from the exons ATGGCGTCGCAAGACGTAGAGGGCAGCAAGGCCGAATTGAAGCAGCAGGGCGCCATTGAGGTCGCCCAGCAGGCCTCCCAGGACCCCCAGTCCCATCTCCGGGCCGAAGCTGTCGAAAAGGCTCTGGTCGAGGAGACCCGAAAGGCTGGCGTCCCGGCCTATCAATTCGATCCCGATGCATCCCCGGACGACAAGGCTGCCGCAGCAAGAGCC CGTCTCCCCCCGGGCTTTCATCATGAACATAAACCGAAAGGTGTGGCTGTCGTGACCGACAAA GACGACGGCACCCCTGATCAGTACGACCTACCCCCTCCGAGATCCGCCACCGACCTCCTACAGGAAAAAGCCGACGAGGCCTCGGCTGCTCCAAATGGTGAAGCTCCTGTCGAAGAAGACATGCGCTGGGCTCGCGACCGGACCGGTTGGGCCCCGCAGTTTGAACACCAACCAAcacaggaagaaaaggaggaaggcaCACTCCTGGATCACCAGACGTTCCTGGAGGGAAGACTGGATGACAAGTTCTTTGGAG ATTGGTACCACAACGCTGGTGTCATCGTGTTCGCCTGTCTCTCGTCATGGGTTATCGCAGTTCTAGGCGGAGGTTTGGCCTGGATCTTCATTGTCATGGCCGCTTGTAGTACGTACTACCGCACGTCCATTCGCCGCGTCCGCCGCAACTTCCGAGACGATGTGAACCGTGAAATGGCCAAGCAGCGCCTGGAAACCGACACCGAGAGTCTGGAATGGATCAACAGCTTTTTGGTCAAGTTCTGGCCTATCTACGCTCCCGTCCTCTGTGATACGATCATCAACTCGGTTGATCAGGTCCTGAGTACCTCCACCCCGGCAATGATCGACAACCTGCGCCTGAAGACTTTCGTGCTCGGTTCTAAGCCGCCGCGTTTGGAGCACGTCAAGACATACCCCAAGACCGAGGTCGACACCGTCATCATGGACTGGAAGTTCAGTTTCACGCCCAACGACACTATGGATTTGACTGCCCGCCAGCTGAAGAACAAGATCAACCCCAAGGTTGTTCTGGAAGTCCGACTGGGTAAAGGTCTGGTCAGCAAGGGTCTCGATGTTATCGTCGAAGACATGGCTTGCACCGGTTTGATGCGCGTCAAGGTTAAGCTGCAAATCCCGTTCCCTCATATCGAGCGAGTGGATGTGTGCTTCATGGAACCCCCTGAGATCGACTATGTCTGCAAACCCCTTGGTGGTGATACCCTCGGTTTTGACATCAACTTCATCCCTGGTCTGGAGACTTTCATCAAGGATCAGATTCACAGCAATCTGCGCCCGATGATGTACGCTCCGAATGTCTTCCCGGTTGAAATCGCCAAGATGCTGGCTGGCAACGCGATAGACCAAGCCATTGGTGTCGTTGCTGTCACTCTGCACGGCGCTCGCCAGCTCAAGAACCCTGACGCGTTTGCCGGTACCCCTGATCCGTATGCGGTTGTCTCTTTGAACAATCGGGTTGAACTGGGTCGCACCAAGACCATCAACGATACCGACAGCCCCAGGTGGAACGAAACGATCTATGTTATCATTACGTCCTTTGCTGAGTCTTTGAACATTACCCCGTATGATTGGAACGAGTTCCGCAAGGACAAGGAATTGGGAGCTGCCACCTTCCCTCTGGAGAGGCTCGAACAGCAGGCCGAACACGAGGGTCTCTACCTGGAAGTCATGGCAGGCGGAAGATCTCGCGGTGCGATTCATGCGGATATTCGGTTCTTCCCTGTCTTGGAGGGAACCCAGCTTGAAAATGGTCAGACTCAACCGCCCCCGGAAATGAACACCGGTATCGCTCGTTTCGTCGTGGAGCAGGCTAAGGACTTGGACGCATCGAAGAGTATGGTTGGCCAGCTCAACCCTTACGGTGTCCTCCTCTTGAACGGCAAGGAAATCCACATCacgaagaagctgaagcgcaCGAACAACCCTATCTTCCAGAATGCCTCCAAGGAATTCCTGGTCACTGACAGGAAGAGTGCCCGTCTCGGTCTTGTCATCAAGGATGATCGTGACCTTGGCAGGGACCCGGTCATCGGTACCTACCAGATCAAGATGAACGACATGCtcaagatgatggagaagggCCAGCAATGGTTCCATCTGAACGGTGCTAAGTCGGGCCGTGCCAAGCTGATTCTGGACTGGAAGCCTGTTGCACTGGCTGGAATTGCGGGAGGCTCCGGCTATGTTGATCCCATTGGTGTCATGCGTTTCCACTTCAAGAGTGCAAGTGATCTTCGGAACTTGGAAGCCTTCGGTGCTTCCGACCCATACGCAAGAGTTTTGCTCTCTGGTTACCAGAAAGCACGGACTGTCACTTTCAGGAATAACCTTAACCCCGAATGGGACGAGGTGGTCTACGTTCCCGTCCACAGCCCCCAGGAGAAGATTACTCTGGAGGTCATGGATGAGGAAACCATCAATGACGATCGTACACTGGGTTCTGTTGATCTTCGTGTTTCCGACTACGTCCGGGAGAACGAGGAAGGCGGATATGAGGTTGACGATGAAAGGCAGCTTATTTCCAGTCCTCTGCGCAGCGGCCGCTCTCAGAAGGGTACTTTGAACTACACCGTTGCCTTCTACCCGTCCATTCCCGTGGTCAAccccgaggatgaggagaaggaggaagagaatctCAATGGCGATGCGGAGGGAGCCGAGTTGTCGCGGAAGAGCACCGATTCCAAGCGTGTGGGCGGCCATTCCAAGACTGCTAGCGTGGACTCCAAGGCGACCACTGCTCTTAATGGAACTTCTCCGAATGGTGTTACCCCCGAGGCTCAGAGCAGTCGCGCAAGCCTGGACACGAACGGCACTCGGCCGCAAACTGCTAAGGACTCGGAAACTATGTCGGTTAAATCGATCAAGGAGGTGCCCAAGACCTATATCTCTGCGGAGGATCTTACCAAATACG AATCTGGTTTCATCGTGTTCAACGTGCATGAAGTCCAGCTCTCTCGCCCCAACGTTCAGGTGGAAGTGCTCATGGATGATTACATGTTCCCTGCCTACTCTTCGCCCAAGGTCCGCAGCAAGACGGCCAAGATCGACGATG TTGGCGATGCTTTTGTTCGTGAACTCGAATTCTCCAAGATTACTCTCCGGATCATcgacaagaacaacaccaaGGATGAGAGCGATGACCACACGGTTGCTAAGCTGACTGGAGATACCCTTACCACTCTGCAGCGCATCTTG TATACTCCCACCGACCTTACCCTTCGCTCTGCTCAGGGAGAAGTGAGCAAGGTTACCGTTAGTGCCCGGTATATCCCTGTCACCATGAAGCTCGACCCGACTGAGAGTATCAACAACATGGGAACCCTGGTGGTGCACTTCCTGGACGCTGCCGACCTGCCGTCTGCTGATCGGAACGGCTTCAGTGATCCGTACTGCAAGTTCCGTCTCAACGACAAGGAAGTCTTCAAGACCAAggtgcagaagaagacgTTGCATCCGGCATGGAATGAAATGGTTGAGACCGATATCAAATCTCGGATCAATAGCACTTGCCGGGTTGATGTGTATGACTGGGATTTCGGTGACAAGGCCGACTACTTGGGTGGTACCCACTTCGACATTACCTCGCTGACTCCGTTTGAGTCGAAGGAGATTAGTCTCCCGCTTGACGGGAAGTCGGGTGCGATTCGCCTGAAGCTTCTCTTTAAGCCCTCGTACGTGGTTCGCTCACGTCAGGGATCGTCTACGTTCGCTGGTACTTTCGCCACTCCCGGCAAGATTGTCGGTGCTCCTGTCAAGGGTGTCGGCTTCGTTGGTGGCAACGTGATCAAGGGTGCGTCCTTCCTCAAGCACGAAGGGTCCTCTTTCCTGAAGAATGGCATCATGGGACGATTCCGTGGAGACGATGGGTCTAGCGTGCAtgaggccgaggaggagacTCCTGCTCCCCTTGCTCCTGCGGCCATCTTGGTCGAAGGAGAGACTCCTCCCGCCTCGGCGACCACCAACAACTTGCAGCACTCCCGCAGTCGTAGCGTTGCGTCTCACTACGGCGACCGCCTTGGAGTTGCTGGTAAGGGCGAGACGGGAACGGCCACTATCTCGGTCGTTTCTGCGTCCGGATACCCTCCCAACGCCAACGTGCGAGTCTTCATTAAGGCCATCGGTCCCAAGGGCGCCAAGGAGGTCCTGAAGAGTAAGGCTATCAAGTCTGGCGGCGGTCCTGTTTACTACGACCCGTCGCATGAAACGTGCCGCGTGCACAACACGACGGCCGATGCCCAATACCAAGTGCGGGTGGTTGACCATTCCACCTTTGGCTCGGACGGGCAGCTGGGCGAGGCACTCTTCTTCGTGGATGACCAGGGCTCTGTGGCCGGTCAAGACAAGCAGGTCAAGATTGGCACCGGCACGGTCACCCTGCGCAGCAGCTTTGCGATGTCCGAGAATAACCTTCGTCCGGGCACGGCTAACTCCAACAATGATGGAGCCTCGGAGGTGATGGACAGCCCGGACTCTAAGAAGACGGGTCGCCGCAGCTTCCTCAGCAAGCGGAGTGTCAGCGGAGCTTGA